The DNA sequence AGCTGGGGCAGGAGACCGTGGAGAACATCCTCAAGCGGCTGAGGCGCATCGAAGGCCAGGTGCGGGGCCTGCAGAAGATGGTGGCCGAGGGCCGCCCTTGCGACGAGGTCCTCACCCAGATGACCGCCACCAAGAAGGCCATGGAGGCGGCGGCCACCCTGATCCTCCACGAGTTCCTGAACGTGTGCGCCGCCGAGGTCTCCGAGGGCAAGGTGGACCCCAAGAAGCCCGAGGAGATCGCCACCATGCTGAAGAAGTTCATCTAGCCTTGGAAGGGGCGAAGGCCAAGGGCCTGCCGCAGAGGCGGGCCGGGGGGTTTCAGGGGCGGCTCCTCCGCCTCCTTCGCGCCCTCTTCCCCCGCTGGGAGAGGCCGGACGACGCCTTCGCCCTGGCCTTCCTGCAGGGGGAGGAGCGGGCCCTGTACCTCTCCATGGACCCCCGGGACCGGGCCCACGGGGTGCGGGTGGCCCGGAGGCTCCTGCGGGACCACCCGGAGGCCCCGGCCTACGCGGTGCGGGCCGCCCTCCTGCACGACGCGGGCAAGGCCCTAAGGCCCTACCGCCCCCTGGAGCGGGTGCTCACCGGCCTCTACGCCCCTCCCCTCCCCCCCTACCCCCTGCGGCGGGGGCTCCTCGGGGCCTTCCAGGTGCGGCGCCACCATCCCCTCTACGCCGCGGAGCGCATAGAGGACCCTGAGGTGCGGGCCCTGGTCCTGGAGCACCACCGGCCGCAAAGCCTCTGGGGCGAGCGCCTCCACCGGGCGGACCGGGAGGAGTAGCCCCTTTGGGCAAACGCCCCTAGCCAACCGCCCCCCTTTGGGGTAGGGTAATCGGAGAAGCAAGGAGGACCCTATGCAGGAGTTCACCTGGCGCGTCGGTGGCCCCCAAGGGGGCGGGATCGAGACCGCGGCCACCCTCTTCGCCCGGGCGGTGGCCAAGGGCGGCTGGTGGGTGGCCACCAAGCGGGAGTACCACTCCAACATCATGGGGCGGCACTCCTACCTAGACGTGCGCCTCTCGCGAAAACCCGTGGGGGCCTTTCGGGAGAAGGTGGACTTCCTGGTGGCCCTGGACGGGGAGACCCTGGCCCGGCACCTGGGGGAGGTGCGCCCTGGCGGAGCCCTCCTCTACGACCCCAGGGCCCTGGACCTCACGGTCCACAAGCTCCCCATGCTGGACCACCGGGCGGCGGAGGCCCTCGCGGAGCGCTTCGGCAAGCTGGACCCGAGCCTCAAGGAGGTCCTGCAGGCCTACGTGGAGGCGGGGGTCCAGCCCCTGCCCTACCCCTTTGAGGAGGTGGCGGACCGGATCGGGGGGGAGCTCGGGGTGCCCTCCCTCCAGGCCCGGCGCACCCTCAACACCATCGCCGTGGCCGCGAGCCTGCGCCTTTTGGACTTTCCCCTGGAGCCCCTTCTGGAGGCCCTGGCCCATCAGTTCCGGGGCAAGGTGCTGGAGCTCAACCAGGAGGTGGCCAAGGCGGTCTACCGGGAGGAGGTCCCCAGGCTCCCCTCCCAGCTCTCCCTGAATGGCTACGAGCCGGGCCGGGTCTACCTCACGGGGGCCCAGGCGGCCGCCTTGGGGAAGCT is a window from the Thermus thermamylovorans genome containing:
- a CDS encoding HD domain-containing protein; this encodes MEGAKAKGLPQRRAGGFQGRLLRLLRALFPRWERPDDAFALAFLQGEERALYLSMDPRDRAHGVRVARRLLRDHPEAPAYAVRAALLHDAGKALRPYRPLERVLTGLYAPPLPPYPLRRGLLGAFQVRRHHPLYAAERIEDPEVRALVLEHHRPQSLWGERLHRADREE
- a CDS encoding metal-sensitive transcriptional regulator translates to MTKTTELGQETVENILKRLRRIEGQVRGLQKMVAEGRPCDEVLTQMTATKKAMEAAATLILHEFLNVCAAEVSEGKVDPKKPEEIATMLKKFI